In one window of Romboutsia hominis DNA:
- a CDS encoding phosphatidate cytidylyltransferase, whose translation MRTRIIAGLALVPLFIFIIIGGIPLYLAELLVVSIALNEFYKAFKSKEIHPIYYIGYIFSIYLTFKNIFNLRLEYTYAVAFILFLISIISLLRCKNNIIDIAITFMGIIYIAIFLDFIVLTFKDFEFGHLYVWLIFIISFATDTFAYFSGYLFGKHKLIPKVSPKKTIEGSIGGILGSTICCIVFGYIFNINILPLVIIGSVGSIVAQFGDLFASSIKRYVGIKDYGKLIPGHGGVLDRFDSVILVAPFIYYAISFFII comes from the coding sequence ATGCGTACAAGAATTATTGCAGGTTTAGCATTAGTACCATTATTTATATTCATTATAATTGGGGGAATACCACTATATTTAGCAGAACTTTTAGTAGTATCTATTGCACTTAATGAATTTTATAAAGCTTTTAAATCAAAGGAAATACATCCAATTTATTATATAGGATATATATTTTCTATATACTTGACATTTAAAAATATATTTAATTTAAGATTAGAGTATACATATGCAGTAGCATTTATATTATTTTTAATATCAATAATTAGTTTATTAAGATGTAAAAATAACATTATAGATATAGCTATAACTTTTATGGGTATTATATACATAGCAATATTTTTAGATTTTATAGTATTAACATTTAAAGATTTTGAATTTGGACATTTATATGTATGGTTAATATTTATAATATCATTTGCAACAGATACATTTGCATACTTCAGTGGATATTTATTTGGTAAGCACAAGCTTATACCAAAAGTAAGTCCTAAAAAAACCATAGAAGGAAGCATAGGTGGAATACTTGGAAGCACAATTTGTTGTATAGTATTTGGATATATATTTAATATAAATATATTACCATTAGTTATAATTGGGAGTGTAGGAAGTATAGTAGCACAATTTGGAGATTTATTTGCATCTTCAATAAAAAGATACGTAGGAATAAAAGACTATGGTAAACTAATACCAGGTCATGGTGGAGTATTAGATAGATTTGATAGTGTTATACTAGTAGCACCATTTATATACTATGCAATATCATTCTTTATAATATAA
- a CDS encoding isoprenyl transferase, translated as MHYDIDLDRVPNHIAIIMDGNGRWAKARFLPRTAGHKAGVETIRKVLKECNRLGVKTLTLYAFSTENWKRPKLEVDTLMTLLSTYLKNEVRELHKNNVKITTIGDTSKLPKACIDELERAYELTKYNTGVNLNLALNYGARNDIKDALVNILKDEKCGKLSIDEITEDTISSYLSTKSISDPDLIIRTSGEERLSNFLLWEAAYSEFYFTDVHWPDFNEKQLQKAIYEYQKRDRRFGGLK; from the coding sequence ATGCATTATGATATAGATTTAGACAGAGTACCTAATCATATAGCTATAATAATGGATGGAAATGGAAGATGGGCAAAGGCTAGATTTCTACCAAGAACAGCAGGACATAAAGCTGGTGTAGAAACTATTAGAAAAGTGCTAAAAGAATGTAATAGACTAGGGGTAAAAACTTTAACATTATATGCATTTTCAACTGAAAATTGGAAAAGACCAAAGCTTGAAGTTGATACTTTAATGACCCTACTTTCAACATATCTAAAAAATGAAGTAAGGGAACTTCACAAAAATAATGTTAAAATAACAACAATAGGTGATACATCTAAACTTCCAAAGGCATGCATAGATGAATTAGAAAGAGCATATGAATTAACTAAGTACAATACTGGAGTTAATCTAAACTTAGCACTTAATTATGGTGCAAGAAATGATATAAAAGATGCTTTAGTAAATATACTAAAAGATGAAAAATGTGGTAAACTAAGTATAGATGAAATAACAGAAGATACAATATCTAGTTATTTAAGTACAAAGTCTATAAGTGATCCAGATCTTATAATAAGAACTAGTGGAGAAGAGAGATTAAGTAACTTCTTATTATGGGAAGCAGCATATTCTGAATTTTACTTTACAGATGTTCACTGGCCAGACTTTAACGAAAAACAACTACAAAAAGCCATATATGAGTACCAAAAAAGAGACAGAAGATTTGGTGGCCTAAAGTAA
- the frr gene encoding ribosome recycling factor — MKLDIHKNLEAKMAKTIEALKYEYTTIRTGRANAQMLDKIRVDYYGTPTPINQMAAVSVPEARTLMINAWDKSSMAEIEKAIRNSDLGLNPTNDGEVIRISVPALTEERRKELAKKAHKTAEDFKVRLRNERRDANDNLKKMEKDGELTADELKKAQDEVQKITDKFIKEVDVVAAAKEKDIMEV; from the coding sequence ATGAAATTAGATATACATAAGAACTTAGAAGCTAAAATGGCTAAGACAATAGAAGCATTAAAATATGAATACACTACAATAAGAACAGGAAGAGCTAATGCTCAAATGTTAGATAAAATAAGAGTTGACTACTATGGAACACCAACTCCAATAAACCAAATGGCAGCAGTATCTGTTCCAGAAGCTAGAACTTTAATGATAAATGCTTGGGACAAATCTTCTATGGCTGAAATAGAAAAAGCTATAAGAAACTCTGATTTAGGACTTAACCCAACAAATGATGGTGAAGTTATAAGAATATCAGTACCAGCATTAACAGAAGAAAGAAGAAAAGAGTTAGCTAAAAAAGCTCATAAAACAGCTGAAGATTTCAAAGTAAGACTTAGAAATGAAAGAAGAGATGCTAACGATAATTTAAAGAAAATGGAAAAAGATGGAGAATTAACTGCTGATGAACTTAAAAAAGCACAAGATGAAGTTCAAAAGATAACAGATAAATTCATAAAAGAAGTAGATGTTGTTGCAGCTGCTAAAGAAAAGGATATAATGGAGGTATAA
- the pyrH gene encoding UMP kinase: MIEPKYKRVLLKLSGEALSGDRGFGINNDIVNDIALAIKKIREIGVEVSVVVGGGNFWRGRTSEGMDRTTADYIGMLATVMNSMALQDALENMDVQTRVQTAIEMRQIAEPYIRRKAVRHLEKERVVIFGAGTGNPYFSTDTAAALRAAEMEAEVILLAKNVDAVYDKDPKVHADAVKFDELTYLDVLQKELKVMDSTATSLCMDNQIPIKVFELSTENIMKAVMGENIGTTVK; this comes from the coding sequence ATGATCGAGCCAAAATACAAAAGAGTACTACTAAAGCTTAGTGGAGAAGCATTATCTGGTGATAGAGGATTTGGAATAAATAACGATATAGTAAATGATATAGCACTTGCTATAAAGAAAATAAGAGAAATAGGTGTAGAGGTATCTGTAGTTGTAGGTGGAGGAAACTTCTGGAGAGGAAGAACTTCTGAAGGAATGGATAGAACTACTGCAGATTACATAGGAATGTTAGCTACAGTTATGAACTCTATGGCACTTCAAGATGCACTAGAAAATATGGATGTACAAACTAGAGTACAAACTGCTATAGAAATGAGACAAATAGCAGAACCATATATAAGAAGAAAAGCTGTTAGACACTTAGAAAAAGAAAGAGTAGTAATATTTGGTGCAGGAACTGGAAATCCATATTTCTCAACTGACACAGCAGCAGCACTTAGAGCAGCAGAAATGGAAGCTGAAGTAATATTACTTGCTAAAAATGTTGATGCAGTATATGATAAAGATCCAAAGGTTCATGCTGATGCAGTTAAATTTGATGAATTAACTTACTTAGATGTACTTCAAAAAGAATTAAAAGTAATGGACTCAACTGCTACATCTTTATGTATGGATAATCAAATACCTATAAAAGTATTTGAATTATCAACAGAAAACATAATGAAGGCAGTTATGGGAGAAAATATAGGTACAACAGTAAAATAG
- the tsf gene encoding translation elongation factor Ts, with protein MAITAQMVKELRESTGAGMMDCKKALQEAEGNMERAIDILREKGLSKAAKKADRIAAEGLVAIEINEDNTVASIVEVNSETDFVAKNEDFKTFVKDVALMALATENTEVAELLAENHAEGVLSEVLNNRIATIGEKLDVRRFAKISTNGQVAGYIHGGGKIGVLVEMITPCRDAEVIAMGRDIAMQAAAMNPKYVSRDDVDPEYIAHETEILTQQALNEGKPANIVEKMIKGRLEKQLKEVCLLEQPFVKNGDLTIKQLVAETAKKLGTEIALGNVVRFEVGEGIEKKEENFAEEVAKQLK; from the coding sequence ATGGCTATAACTGCACAAATGGTTAAAGAATTAAGAGAATCTACAGGCGCAGGAATGATGGACTGTAAAAAAGCTTTACAAGAAGCTGAAGGAAATATGGAAAGAGCTATAGATATACTAAGAGAAAAAGGTTTATCTAAAGCTGCTAAGAAAGCTGATAGAATAGCTGCTGAAGGTTTAGTTGCTATAGAAATAAATGAAGATAACACTGTTGCTTCAATAGTAGAAGTAAACTCAGAAACTGACTTCGTTGCTAAAAACGAAGATTTCAAAACTTTCGTTAAAGATGTTGCTTTAATGGCTTTAGCTACAGAAAACACAGAAGTTGCTGAATTATTAGCTGAAAATCATGCTGAAGGTGTACTTTCTGAAGTATTAAACAACAGAATAGCTACAATAGGAGAAAAATTAGACGTAAGAAGATTCGCTAAGATATCTACTAACGGACAAGTTGCTGGATACATCCACGGTGGAGGAAAAATAGGTGTTTTAGTTGAAATGATAACTCCATGCAGAGATGCAGAAGTTATAGCAATGGGAAGAGATATAGCAATGCAAGCTGCTGCTATGAACCCAAAATACGTTTCAAGAGATGACGTAGATCCAGAATACATAGCACATGAAACAGAAATATTAACTCAACAAGCTTTAAACGAAGGAAAGCCAGCTAACATAGTTGAGAAGATGATAAAAGGAAGACTTGAAAAGCAATTAAAAGAAGTTTGCTTATTAGAGCAACCTTTCGTTAAAAACGGAGATTTAACTATAAAGCAATTAGTTGCTGAAACTGCTAAGAAGTTAGGAACTGAAATAGCTTTAGGAAACGTAGTTAGATTCGAAGTTGGAGAAGGTATAGAGAAGAAAGAAGAAAACTTTGCAGAAGAAGTTGCTAAGCAACTTAAGTAA
- the rpsB gene encoding 30S ribosomal protein S2 produces MSVISMKQLLEAGVHFGHQTRRWNPKMSKFIFTERNGIYIIDLQKTVKKAEEAYKAMKEIAESGKPVLFVGTKKQAQDAIKEEAERCGMFYVNERWLGGMLTNHKTIQTRINKLRELEKMENEGVFDVLPKKEVIKLRAEKEKLEKYLNGMKDMPELPGAMFVVDPRKENIAIQEAHRLGIPVFGIVDTNCDPDELDYAIPGNDDAIRAVKLITGAMANAIIEGRQGAEEEVEEEAQDQE; encoded by the coding sequence ATGTCAGTAATATCAATGAAACAATTACTTGAAGCTGGTGTTCACTTCGGACATCAAACAAGAAGATGGAACCCTAAAATGTCTAAATTTATATTCACAGAAAGAAACGGAATATATATAATAGACTTACAAAAAACTGTAAAGAAAGCTGAAGAAGCTTACAAAGCTATGAAAGAAATAGCTGAAAGCGGAAAGCCAGTTTTATTCGTAGGAACTAAGAAGCAAGCTCAAGATGCTATAAAAGAAGAAGCTGAAAGATGTGGAATGTTCTACGTTAACGAAAGATGGTTAGGTGGAATGTTAACAAACCACAAAACTATACAAACAAGAATAAACAAATTAAGAGAATTAGAAAAAATGGAAAACGAAGGTGTATTCGACGTTTTACCTAAAAAAGAAGTTATAAAATTAAGAGCTGAAAAAGAAAAGCTTGAAAAATACTTAAACGGTATGAAAGATATGCCTGAATTACCAGGAGCTATGTTCGTAGTAGACCCAAGAAAAGAAAACATAGCTATACAAGAAGCTCACAGATTAGGAATTCCAGTATTCGGTATAGTAGATACTAACTGTGATCCAGATGAATTAGATTACGCTATACCTGGTAACGATGATGCTATAAGAGCAGTTAAATTAATAACTGGAGCTATGGCTAACGCTATAATAGAAGGTAGACAAGGTGCTGAAGAAGAAGTAGAAGAAGAAGCACAAGATCAAGAATAA
- a CDS encoding D-alanyl-D-alanine carboxypeptidase family protein — protein MKLLKKGVKKLIVSIVICAFLTPTFSYSDDNNRVDKFSKSSILIDQLTGRVLYEKEADAKRPLASLSKMMTFLLAIEAIEEGKVKKDDIITVDKSIAKVRGSSYHLKEGEKIPLIELMKGLMIVSGNDAAVAIAKHIKGSEEEFVKSMNEKCIELGMTNTHFVNPHGLPIYDLNDKTKPPKENISSARDIAKLGKFMFDNYEKQVVSITNMRTYSYPERDFCKNNTNSALMSTSPNVDGIKTGYTGNAGYCLSFSMMVKEDNNNEKEHRLIGVTLGANHKQKRLSAALSMLNYGKENFSTKKVMDKNKLIGKKYIKGIDELEIKLVTNKELYTILSKEEKLKSQITFKEIKYPVKKGDVLGVIKYFTDSGEVLGSVNIVSDNDIDKVSFKNRIKMIFAD, from the coding sequence GTGAAGTTATTGAAAAAAGGAGTAAAAAAATTAATTGTAAGTATTGTCATCTGTGCATTTTTAACTCCTACTTTTAGTTATTCTGATGACAACAATAGAGTAGATAAGTTTTCAAAATCATCAATACTTATAGACCAGTTAACTGGAAGAGTATTGTATGAAAAAGAAGCAGATGCTAAAAGACCACTAGCAAGTTTAAGTAAGATGATGACCTTTTTACTAGCTATAGAAGCTATAGAAGAAGGAAAGGTTAAAAAAGATGATATTATAACTGTAGACAAATCTATAGCTAAAGTAAGAGGATCTAGTTATCATTTAAAAGAAGGTGAAAAAATACCTTTAATTGAACTTATGAAAGGTCTAATGATAGTATCAGGAAATGATGCAGCAGTGGCAATAGCAAAACATATAAAAGGAAGTGAAGAGGAATTTGTAAAGTCTATGAATGAAAAGTGTATAGAATTAGGTATGACAAATACTCACTTTGTAAATCCACATGGACTTCCTATATATGATCTTAATGATAAAACAAAGCCACCAAAAGAAAATATATCAAGCGCAAGAGACATTGCAAAGCTTGGAAAGTTTATGTTTGATAATTATGAAAAACAAGTTGTAAGTATAACTAATATGAGAACATATAGTTATCCAGAAAGAGATTTTTGTAAAAATAACACAAACTCAGCATTAATGAGTACATCACCAAATGTAGATGGAATTAAAACAGGATATACAGGAAATGCTGGATATTGTTTATCTTTTTCTATGATGGTAAAAGAAGATAACAATAATGAAAAAGAGCATAGACTAATAGGAGTAACACTAGGTGCAAATCATAAGCAAAAAAGATTATCAGCAGCTCTTAGTATGCTAAACTATGGAAAAGAAAATTTTAGCACCAAAAAGGTAATGGACAAAAATAAATTAATAGGTAAAAAGTATATAAAAGGTATAGATGAACTAGAAATTAAATTAGTAACAAACAAAGAATTATATACAATATTATCTAAAGAAGAAAAGCTAAAATCTCAAATAACTTTTAAAGAAATAAAATACCCAGTTAAAAAGGGAGATGTATTAGGGGTTATAAAATATTTTACAGATAGTGGTGAAGTATTAGGTAGTGTAAATATAGTAAGTGATAATGATATAGATAAAGTAAGCTTTAAAAATAGAATAAAGATGATATTTGCTGACTAA
- a CDS encoding 3D domain-containing protein, which produces MKNKKIILGFLFSICIFALGMTNTFADTLGVVTTSRLNVRSGPSTKYRVVDKVVRNEKVTILQNSNGWYKVKLHDGKIGWSSTRYIKANQNQSNNNQNNNSSTGTTSKKMNVVATAYTGYGITSTGQKPVWGTIAVDPKVIPYGTKVYIPYFNKTFIANNCGGAIKGNKIDIYMNSKSECYNWGRRTIEIQILGK; this is translated from the coding sequence ATGAAAAATAAAAAGATAATATTGGGTTTTCTATTTAGTATATGTATATTTGCACTAGGAATGACTAATACATTTGCAGATACACTAGGAGTAGTAACAACTTCAAGATTAAATGTAAGAAGTGGTCCATCAACAAAATATAGGGTAGTTGATAAAGTAGTAAGAAATGAAAAAGTAACAATACTTCAAAACAGCAATGGGTGGTATAAAGTAAAATTACATGATGGAAAAATAGGGTGGTCAAGTACTCGTTATATAAAAGCAAATCAAAATCAATCAAACAATAATCAAAACAACAACTCATCAACAGGAACAACAAGCAAAAAAATGAATGTTGTAGCAACTGCTTATACAGGGTATGGAATAACATCAACAGGTCAAAAACCAGTATGGGGAACAATAGCAGTTGATCCTAAAGTAATACCATATGGAACAAAAGTATATATACCTTATTTTAATAAAACATTTATAGCAAATAATTGTGGTGGAGCTATAAAAGGAAATAAAATAGATATATATATGAATAGTAAAAGTGAATGTTATAACTGGGGAAGAAGAACAATTGAAATTCAAATACTAGGAAAATAA
- a CDS encoding substrate-binding domain-containing protein has product MNKKITKLLMVGILSLSMVACSSTDTKESESPKDIKLVTTTSLDDTGFLEETLKDFEKENNVDVKVVAKGTGEALELGKRKDADVLFVHAKSKEEEFIKEGYGDSRHEIMYNYFVVVGPKDGKHNEKISKMSVEDAFKYIKENNLNFVSRGDKSGTHTKELSIWENIGQENSFENYKEVGKGMASTLQTASEMGAYTLTDIGTYLATKENLDLSLVKDADESLKNVYSIVTINGLEENMKEITDKLVDYYKSEDVQKSIKEYGKDKYGKSLFYTFK; this is encoded by the coding sequence ATGAATAAAAAAATAACCAAATTATTAATGGTAGGTATACTTAGTTTATCTATGGTAGCATGTTCATCTACAGACACAAAAGAAAGTGAAAGTCCAAAAGATATAAAATTAGTTACAACAACAAGTTTAGATGATACAGGATTTTTAGAAGAAACTTTAAAAGATTTTGAAAAAGAAAATAATGTAGATGTTAAAGTTGTAGCAAAGGGAACTGGAGAAGCTTTAGAATTAGGAAAGAGAAAAGATGCAGATGTATTATTTGTACATGCTAAGTCTAAAGAAGAAGAGTTTATAAAGGAAGGTTATGGAGATTCTAGACATGAAATAATGTATAACTACTTTGTAGTAGTAGGTCCAAAAGATGGAAAACATAATGAAAAGATAAGCAAAATGAGCGTTGAAGATGCTTTTAAATATATTAAAGAAAATAATCTAAACTTTGTATCTAGAGGAGATAAATCAGGAACACATACAAAAGAATTATCTATATGGGAAAATATAGGACAAGAAAATTCATTTGAGAACTACAAAGAAGTAGGTAAGGGTATGGCATCTACTTTACAAACTGCTAGTGAAATGGGTGCATATACATTAACAGATATAGGAACTTACTTAGCAACTAAGGAAAATTTAGATTTAAGTTTAGTAAAAGATGCTGATGAAAGTTTAAAAAATGTATATAGTATAGTTACAATAAATGGGTTAGAAGAAAATATGAAAGAAATAACAGATAAATTAGTTGATTATTATAAGTCAGAAGATGTACAAAAATCTATAAAAGAGTATGGAAAAGATAAATATGGAAAGTCATTATTTTATACTTTTAAATAG
- a CDS encoding ATP-binding cassette domain-containing protein, with amino-acid sequence MISIYGLKKQIENQGVLTVDNINFQKGKIYSIVGHNGSGKSTLIKIIYNIENFQDGSITINDEYIDNECMNNKNIYKYLSYTPQESRFLSGSLMDNFNYIYEYGKEQFIKDKSYLYKLIDKFDLNKKLSTNVKKLSGGEIAKAQFIRSLIMNKEYNLLDEPMANMDLNTIKKAEKEILKLKEEGKTVILVTHDFMQAKKISDYIVFMENLKHIDTYESDVFFNGVMKF; translated from the coding sequence ATGATAAGTATTTATGGATTAAAAAAACAAATAGAAAATCAAGGCGTATTAACTGTAGACAATATAAATTTTCAAAAAGGTAAGATATATTCCATAGTTGGACACAATGGAAGTGGGAAAAGTACATTAATAAAAATAATCTACAATATAGAAAATTTTCAAGATGGAAGTATAACTATAAATGATGAATATATAGATAATGAATGTATGAATAATAAAAATATATATAAATATTTATCATATACACCACAAGAAAGTAGATTTTTAAGTGGGAGCTTAATGGATAATTTTAATTACATATATGAATATGGTAAAGAACAATTTATAAAAGACAAATCCTATCTTTATAAATTGATAGATAAGTTTGACTTAAATAAAAAATTAAGTACCAATGTAAAAAAGTTATCTGGTGGAGAAATAGCAAAAGCTCAGTTTATAAGAAGTTTAATAATGAATAAAGAGTACAATTTGCTAGATGAACCTATGGCTAACATGGATTTAAACACTATCAAAAAGGCAGAAAAAGAGATACTTAAATTAAAAGAAGAAGGAAAAACTGTAATATTAGTAACACATGATTTTATGCAAGCAAAAAAAATAAGTGATTACATAGTATTTATGGAAAACTTAAAACATATAGACACTTATGAATCGGATGTATTTTTTAATGGGGTAATGAAATTTTAA
- a CDS encoding ABC transporter permease, with product MEVNDIIQIISLSLIVTTTATMIAMIIAIVLSIVIYLKNFRFKKYIITFVNALMSTPPVIMGLLVFLMLSRQGPLGEFKLLFTPVAMIIAQAMLLIPMAMSLIIDLLNKFGGDILTTCKVLQIEDKNIPKIFLKEIKYHLLTVCITTFSRGISEVGAVMLVGGNIKGSTRVMTTYIALSTSMGDFDESLVIAFILLTISTISTIIIKKLQSVI from the coding sequence ATGGAAGTAAATGATATAATTCAAATAATTAGCTTATCATTAATAGTAACAACAACAGCAACTATGATAGCTATGATAATTGCAATAGTATTAAGTATAGTTATATACTTAAAAAACTTTAGATTTAAAAAATATATAATAACATTTGTAAATGCACTAATGAGTACACCGCCAGTTATAATGGGGCTTTTAGTGTTTTTAATGTTATCAAGACAAGGACCTTTAGGAGAATTTAAATTATTATTTACACCTGTAGCTATGATAATAGCACAAGCTATGCTTTTGATACCTATGGCTATGAGTTTAATAATAGATTTACTAAATAAATTTGGAGGAGATATTTTAACAACGTGCAAGGTACTTCAAATAGAAGACAAAAATATACCAAAAATATTTTTAAAGGAAATAAAGTATCATCTATTAACAGTTTGTATAACTACATTTAGTAGAGGAATTTCAGAAGTTGGCGCTGTTATGTTAGTTGGTGGAAATATAAAGGGCTCAACTAGGGTTATGACAACATATATAGCACTTTCAACTTCTATGGGGGATTTTGATGAATCTTTGGTAATAGCATTTATACTATTAACAATATCCACAATATCTACAATTATTATAAAGAAATTGCAGTCGGTTATATAA
- a CDS encoding TOBE domain-containing protein — MKLSARNQLKGIVKEIKMGAINAKVTIDINGQMLTSVVTIDAIEDLGIKVGDEVTSVIKSSSVMLMVD; from the coding sequence ATGAAACTAAGTGCACGTAACCAATTAAAAGGAATAGTAAAGGAAATAAAAATGGGCGCTATAAATGCCAAAGTAACAATAGATATAAATGGTCAAATGTTAACATCTGTTGTTACAATAGATGCTATTGAAGATCTAGGCATTAAAGTTGGAGATGAAGTAACAAGTGTTATAAAATCAAGTTCTGTTATGTTAATGGTTGATTAA
- a CDS encoding protein kinase domain-containing protein, with translation MTFIGNRYELLNCDGQLELNKIYKARDVFDNKKVLIKVVEHNEYMESNFITNLIDETTMINNIHSKYISKTIDVGVHCTELTTLYYMVSEYYNGITLVNMINGNYLHLEAIINIATQIVKALEILHENNVYHGNLNPTNILVDKDYNIRLLNFQTTKANNGINIRAGGEFRYLCPHQLCINFTDLDSDLFSLGIILFESIFKKLPFEEGKNEEEMLKNIDKGINWNQNIAINGNDKFINIIKKLLSRNEKYEYLQDILIDLSNVMYEKADIIDTEEINEDIEETIERPKKIKKRKILLAVSMISLVFITILSIL, from the coding sequence GTGACTTTTATAGGCAATAGATATGAACTTTTAAACTGCGATGGGCAACTTGAATTAAATAAAATATATAAAGCAAGAGATGTATTTGACAATAAAAAAGTACTTATAAAGGTAGTTGAACATAATGAGTATATGGAAAGTAATTTTATAACTAACTTAATAGACGAAACTACTATGATAAATAACATACACTCAAAGTACATATCAAAAACCATCGATGTAGGTGTTCACTGTACAGAACTTACAACACTTTATTATATGGTAAGTGAATATTATAATGGAATAACCTTAGTAAATATGATAAATGGGAACTATTTACACCTAGAAGCTATAATAAATATAGCAACTCAGATTGTAAAAGCATTAGAAATACTTCACGAAAATAATGTGTATCATGGAAATTTAAACCCAACTAATATACTTGTAGATAAAGATTATAATATACGCTTATTAAACTTCCAAACAACAAAAGCTAATAATGGAATAAATATAAGAGCTGGGGGAGAGTTTAGATATTTATGTCCACATCAGCTATGCATAAATTTCACTGACTTAGATAGTGATTTATTTTCCTTAGGAATAATACTATTTGAATCTATATTTAAAAAGCTTCCTTTTGAAGAAGGTAAAAATGAGGAAGAAATGCTAAAAAACATAGATAAAGGTATTAATTGGAACCAAAATATAGCGATCAATGGCAATGATAAATTTATAAATATTATAAAAAAATTATTAAGTAGAAATGAAAAATATGAATATTTACAAGATATATTAATAGATTTAAGTAATGTAATGTATGAAAAAGCAGATATAATAGATACTGAGGAAATTAATGAAGATATAGAAGAAACAATAGAAAGGCCCAAAAAAATTAAAAAACGTAAAATATTATTAGCAGTATCAATGATTAGTTTAGTATTTATAACAATACTTAGTATATTATAA
- a CDS encoding potassium channel family protein, with product MRRKYIAYNLAMAILSIVIAIILILELTLDLSYQIRLVFQIIDFIVWSIFVIDYFTRLYKSKNKKKFFKKNLIDLISIIPLYSIFKVFRALDILKVGRVTRVSEITRVIRLLAIIKRTNNELSEFMKTNNFNYTIGIAIIIVLISATVMSSVENMSLGAALWWSIVTFTTVGYGDVYPISTLGKLTASILMIMGIGFIGSVTSTLSTYFIKKEVRKRKAEMIKKNSKLIKKSLGKSKIIYTDNVIYSKENYKNELIKDIVKRLSKFDDLSKEEINTMCKVLLSLK from the coding sequence ATGAGACGAAAATATATTGCATATAATCTGGCTATGGCTATTTTATCTATAGTTATAGCTATAATATTAATATTAGAACTTACATTAGATTTAAGTTATCAAATTAGATTAGTATTTCAAATTATAGATTTCATAGTTTGGTCAATATTTGTAATAGATTATTTTACTAGACTTTATAAAAGTAAAAATAAGAAAAAATTCTTTAAGAAAAACTTAATAGATTTAATATCTATAATACCTCTTTACTCTATATTTAAAGTCTTTAGAGCTTTAGATATACTAAAAGTAGGAAGGGTAACAAGAGTATCAGAGATAACTCGAGTTATAAGACTACTTGCTATAATAAAACGTACTAATAATGAACTATCAGAATTTATGAAAACTAATAACTTTAATTACACTATAGGTATAGCAATAATTATTGTGCTAATAAGTGCAACCGTAATGTCATCTGTTGAAAATATGAGTTTAGGAGCTGCCCTTTGGTGGAGTATAGTTACATTTACAACAGTTGGATATGGAGATGTATATCCAATAAGTACATTAGGTAAATTAACTGCATCTATACTTATGATAATGGGAATTGGTTTTATAGGTTCTGTTACATCTACACTATCAACTTACTTTATAAAAAAAGAGGTAAGAAAAAGAAAAGCAGAAATGATTAAAAAAAATAGTAAATTGATTAAAAAAAGCCTTGGAAAATCTAAAATTATTTATACTGATAATGTAATATATAGTAAAGAAAATTATAAAAATGAGTTAATAAAAGATATTGTAAAAAGGTTATCTAAGTTTGATGATTTATCTAAAGAAGAGATAAATACAATGTGTAAGGTTTTATTATCATTAAAATGA